Proteins encoded within one genomic window of Arachis ipaensis cultivar K30076 chromosome B08, Araip1.1, whole genome shotgun sequence:
- the LOC107610764 gene encoding protein MAIN-LIKE 1-like, which yields MVENYLRATGFYHVSRIGVIRGFHPLLAALVERWRPETHTFVLPMGEVTVTLEDVAHIFGLPIDGEPVSGWTDSSSDFVQSQSMAIFGREPVLSGNSKSYIKLGWVQRIRDAEPLDTEESIRRYVRCQIFCMLGSTLFTDKSTAYAHAKYLPLLRDFEQLHTYSWGSACLAHLYRALCCASRYDTKEMDCPLNLLFVWAWERMPCIAPVPRHTLPPAEIPVAMRWSHSEGTTAWLSKTVARFKRGY from the exons ATGGTCGAAAACTACTTACGCGCCACGGGATTCTATCACGTATCTAGGATTGGGGTGATAAGAGGATTTCACCCCTTATTAGCTGCTCTGGTTGAAAGGTGGAGGCCGGAGACTCACACTTTTGTGTTGCCGATGGGTGAAGTTACAGTGACATTGGAAGATGTCGCTCATATATTTGGCTTACCCATTGATGGAGAGCCTGTTAGTGGATGGACTGACAGTAGTAGTGACTTCGTTCAGAGTCAGAGCATGGCAATATTCGGACGTGAACCAGTACTCAGTGGTAATTCAAAATCCTATATAAAGCTTGGTTGGGTTCAACGTATCAGAGATGCGGAGCCGTTGGACACTGAAGAGTCCATAAGGAGATACGTGAGATGTCAGATTTTCTGTATGTTAGGGTCGACCCTATTCACAGATAAGTCGACCGCATACGCCCATGCAAAGTATCTACCGTTGCTTCGCGATTTCGAGCAGCTCCATACTTATAGTTGGGGGTCAGCATGTCTCGCACATCTTTACAGAGCACTATGCTGTGCATCACGATATGATACGAAGGAGATGGATTGCCCTCTTAATCTGTTGTTTGTTTGGGCATGGGAGCGAATGCCGTGTATTGCGCCCGTACCGAGACATACCCTTCCACCTGCTGAGATACCAGTTGCCATGAG GTGGAGTCATTCGGAAGGGACCACAGCGTGGTTATCGAAGACCGTAGCGAGATTTAAGCGTGGTTATTGA
- the LOC107610765 gene encoding uncharacterized protein LOC107610765, translating to MPITDEVTMQNMFQIHRQTQMRQPQIELYVEFETVEAEGIQNDLEVEDDKATVYEGMNSDSEEDFKATYEAGDEDEDGDVGVETAVDNVVVHPSISQPMNVPPFMRVADPEDGEFWIGMEYSSRKWVVVAIRSYTIARGVDYDVYESEPQTFYAKCKMYGHGCDWLIRASLIRKKGCWEIHRYNGRHTCTTGVISQDHSMLDSDTVAEAIWPLVETDPSIKVKYIIAEVQSRFNYTISYRKAWLAKQKSIAKVFDDWEESVQALPWWLSVMVQKMPELVVQIETRPLYNGNEEAQGVKILHRIFWRWEPEHYAYRFALVEGETADAWHFFLRNLRMYVVRKDGVGMISDQRESIWAAVNRSGGNWQPPRAWWIFCIRHIGSNFLRVFKVPHLQKLVVNIGYSRTVEEYNINYKRLQERGEAYARWCNAIGLRHWVLAFDEEHRWGHLTTNLVECINSVLKGVRNLPVLALV from the exons ATGCCAATCACTGACGAAGTGACTATGCAGAATATGTTTCAAATTCACCGGCAGACTCAGATGCGACAGCCACAGATTGAGCTGTATGTTGAATTTGAAACCGTAGAGGCGGAAGGGATTCAAAATGATTTAGAGGTGGAGGATGATAAAGCTACAGTATACGAGGGAATGAATAGTGACAGCGAAGAGGACTTCAAAGCCACTTATGAAGCCGGCGACGAAGACGAGGATGGTGATGTGGGAGTTGAGACAGCAGTGGATAATGTAGTGGTTCACCCCTCGATTAGTCAACCGATGAACGTGCCACCTTTTATGC GCGTTGCTGATCCTGAGGACGGAGAATTTTGGATTGGTATGGAATACAGTTCTAGAAAGTGGGTCGTGGTAGCAATTAGAAGTTACACTATCGCTAGAGGAGTTGACTACGacgtgtatgagtctgagccacagacgttctatgcaaaatgcaagatgTATGGGCATGGGTGCGATTGGCTTATCCGAGCTAGCTTGATACGGAAAAAAGGTTGTTGGGAGATACACAGATACAACGGTAGGCACACGTGCACAACGGGAGTGATTTCGCAAGATCATTCCATGTTGGACTCGGATACAGTTGCTGAGGCTATATGGCCATTGGTCGAGACTGACCCGTCCATCAAGGTGAAATATATAATAGCCGAAGTCCAGTCAAGGTTCAACTATACCATCAGTTACcgaaaggcttggttggcaaagcagaagtccATAGCAAAAGTTTTTGATGATTGGGAGGAGAGTGTCCAAGCCTTGCCATGGTGGCTCTCGGTTATGGTTCAGAAGATGCCTGAGTTAGTTGTCCAAATAGAAACACGCCCACTGTACAATGGGAATGAGGAGGCGCAAGGGGTAAAAATACTGCATCGCATATTTTGGA GATGGGAACCAGAACATTATGCTTATCGCTTTGCCTTGGTGGAAGGGGAGACAGCTGATGCGTGGCACTTCTTTCTTAGGAATCTGCGAATGTATGTTGTCAGAAAAGATGGTGTGGGAATGATCTCAGACCAGCGTGAGTCAATTTGGGCAGCAGTAAATCGTTCCGGAGGTAACTGGCAACCTCCAAGAGCATGGTGGATATTTTGTATAAGGCACATCGGCAGCAACTTCTTACGAGTATTCAAAGTCCCTCACTTGCAAAAGCTTGTGGTCAACATTGGGTATTCAAGAACGGTGGAGGAGTATAACATCAACTATAAGAGGCTCCAAGAGCGAGGCGAGGCATATGCCAGGTGGTGCAACGCCATTGGACTTAGACATTGGGTATTGGCATTCGACGAGGAACATCGATGGGGCCATTTGACGACGAACCTTGTCGAGTGCATTAACTCAGTGTTGAAGGGTGTCCGTAATTTACCTGTGTTGGCACTAGTTTGA